From the Methanoculleus caldifontis genome, the window CGGCGGCGTGGGCGCGTCCATCTGCCGTGCCGGGGCCAGCGGTGTCCTCCGCCATGAGAGCGACCCTGCGGGCGGCGGGCGTCTTGCGGGCTCGACGATCTGGCTCCCCCGCCGCGAGCGGGTGATCATCGGCGTCGACGACACCGACACCCCCGAGGAAGGCGCCACCTGGACGCTCGCCCACAACATCGCCCGGGCCGTCGAGGACGACCGTTCCCGCTACCTCTCCCATACCATCGTGCAGCTCTACCCCGTCCCCTACCGGACCAAGAACTGCGTCGCCATCGCCTGCGAGTTCGCCACCTCCGACCCCGACGGGCTCGTCCGGCGCTACCGCGATCTCCTCGAGGAGTACACCCTCTCGGAGAAGACCGGGATGGCGGTCTGGCGGGGATTCGATCCCGCCCCGCTCGAGGAGTTCGGCTGCCGCGTAAAGCGGGGCGAGGTCTCGCCGGAGGACCTTACCGCCCTCGACGATAAGCGGCTCTCGGTCGTCATGGACGGCCGGGGAGTGATCGGCGCGGTGGCGGCGATCCCGTTTTACACCCGCTACGAGGAGGCACTGGCGTTATGGACTGGCGGCGGCTGAAGGCCCGGGTACTTGAGGCGGGCGCCGTCCGCCTCACCGGCAGACCTGCGGACGGATACGTCTCCCGTTCCGCCGCGGGCCCCTCGGCTGGGAGTTCCGGGTCGCTCTTCTTCTCCACCGGCGCCGGCCGGCGGGTCCGGGCCGGTATCGATGAGGGAAGC encodes:
- the mmp11 gene encoding methanogenesis marker protein 11, translated to MERLSDPYTIRYPQIVAVAGEEAGQVELIEFFDCIGGAMWVKRHYAQSPLVRSVRTVGATNRYLLSTGNADLALAGSIFPAGIAGVAVEGDEIAITYRGLGGGGVGASICRAGASGVLRHESDPAGGGRLAGSTIWLPRRERVIIGVDDTDTPEEGATWTLAHNIARAVEDDRSRYLSHTIVQLYPVPYRTKNCVAIACEFATSDPDGLVRRYRDLLEEYTLSEKTGMAVWRGFDPAPLEEFGCRVKRGEVSPEDLTALDDKRLSVVMDGRGVIGAVAAIPFYTRYEEALALWTGGG